The Helicobacter sp. 'house sparrow 1' genome includes a region encoding these proteins:
- the gatB gene encoding Asp-tRNA(Asn)/Glu-tRNA(Gln) amidotransferase subunit GatB: MSAFETIIGLEVHVQLNTNTKIFCSCATSFGEDPNTNVCPTCLGLPGALPVLNREVVKKAIAFGTAINATINQNSIFARKNYFYPDLPKAYQISQFEIPIVGKGSLEIDIDGKTKTIGITRAHMEEDAGKNIHDGNISKIDLNRACTPLLEIVSEPDMRNSNEAVAYLKKLHSIVRFLGISDANMQEGSFRCDANVSIRPVGDTKLYTRVEIKNLNSFKFIQKAIEYEVERQIDAWESGKYQTEVVQETRLFDTTKGITRSMRGKEESADYRYFPDPDLLPVFIDDVLMQEGSKIPEMPDEKRLRYISALGIKEEDAQTLTSSLELATFFEAMIQEGSSPKSCVTWLIVELQGRLKEGNNLQTCGIDAKLLSTLIKRIEDGKISAKSAKDILDILVKDKGGDIDSLIDSMGLAQINDDGAILSIIDAVLNANQDKVEEYKSGKDKLFGFFVGQVMKQSKGANPARVNELLKEKLK, translated from the coding sequence ATGAGTGCTTTTGAAACAATTATAGGACTTGAAGTTCATGTCCAACTCAATACAAATACAAAAATTTTCTGTTCTTGTGCAACAAGCTTTGGAGAAGATCCAAATACAAATGTATGCCCTACTTGTCTTGGGTTGCCAGGTGCGCTACCTGTTTTAAATCGCGAAGTTGTAAAAAAAGCAATTGCCTTTGGAACTGCAATTAATGCAACAATCAATCAAAATTCCATCTTTGCAAGGAAAAATTATTTCTATCCAGATTTACCAAAGGCTTATCAAATCAGCCAGTTTGAAATTCCAATTGTAGGAAAAGGTAGTCTTGAGATTGATATTGATGGTAAAACAAAAACAATTGGTATCACTCGTGCCCATATGGAAGAGGATGCAGGTAAAAATATCCATGATGGCAATATCTCTAAAATAGATTTAAATCGCGCTTGCACTCCTTTGCTTGAAATTGTAAGCGAGCCTGACATGAGAAACAGCAATGAAGCAGTGGCTTATCTTAAAAAGTTGCATTCTATTGTGAGATTTTTGGGTATTTCGGATGCAAATATGCAAGAAGGTAGCTTTCGTTGTGATGCCAATGTTTCCATAAGACCAGTTGGCGATACTAAGCTTTATACAAGAGTGGAAATAAAAAATCTCAATTCCTTTAAATTCATTCAAAAAGCTATTGAATATGAGGTAGAACGACAAATTGATGCTTGGGAAAGCGGGAAGTATCAGACTGAAGTTGTTCAAGAAACCCGACTTTTTGATACAACAAAGGGTATCACAAGATCAATGCGTGGCAAGGAAGAAAGTGCAGATTATAGGTATTTTCCAGATCCTGATTTATTGCCCGTATTTATTGATGATGTTCTAATGCAAGAAGGTTCTAAAATCCCTGAAATGCCTGATGAAAAACGCTTAAGATATATCAGCGCACTTGGAATCAAGGAAGAGGATGCACAAACATTAACCTCAAGCCTAGAACTTGCCACTTTCTTTGAAGCAATGATCCAAGAAGGTTCTAGTCCAAAATCTTGTGTAACTTGGCTTATTGTAGAACTTCAAGGAAGGTTGAAAGAGGGAAATAATCTCCAAACCTGTGGGATTGATGCTAAATTATTATCTACATTAATTAAACGCATTGAAGATGGAAAAATAAGTGCAAAGAGTGCCAAAGACATATTAGACATTCTTGTAAAAGATAAGGGTGGTGATATTGACTCATTAATTGATTCTATGGGATTGGCTCAAATTAATGATGATGGAGCAATATTATCTATCATTGATGCAGTTTTAAATGCAAATCAAGATAAGGTAGAAGAATATAAAAGTGGTAAAGATAAATTATTTGGATTCTTTGTTGGTCAAGTAATGAAACAATCTAAAGGTGCGAATCCTGCAAGAGTAAATGAGCTACTCAAAGAAAAATTAAAATAA
- the bamA gene encoding outer membrane protein assembly factor BamA, translating to MFPISFVVISNTYADEVIKSIKYDGLVYMSDLLAQEVTGIKKGDKLDEKRVDSAILALYDQGYFKDIYATFNQGELVFHFAEKPRIASLEIKGYGTEQERETIYKQLGVKKGDVFDEQKLQKAKETLQTILEIQGYYGTTIQIQRDEIGDNVFAITFNVNRGSNIYITKAFYDGRKKLSVKQVESLSANKQRQFMGWMWGRNDGKLRLQELDFDNKRIQDVYMRHGFLDANVSAPFLDTNFSNYTANLYFKIDEGIQYKISDIDIQIDNEVESIAKLKKLLKSKKNTYINIEELRIDMQLLKQAVADYGYAFAVVNPDLDKDEKNGTVKVIYHIQVGQKVKINDVIVTGNTRTADRIIRREILLAPDDTYSLTKIMASENALRRLGFFESVKIDQKRLSENTMDLIISVSEGRTGELQFGMGYGSYGGLMINGTISERNLFGTGQSGSIYANISTGSGLSYYGIKNAGKSYSGSISLTNPRLFDSYYSSSINLYATYSVSYNYVQQNAGFGISVGKLLTNTLRASLGYDFNVLKTSNFTSPLYERYYASNNRVVGTYGNYSIIGLWDKEYSLPITSSLTPSLNFDNTDDYYFPKRGFIVSAYAQFNGIGGDVYNTKLYAKFAAYTYFKDYLGIDLIGRYKAQGGYFFRYNRESFLPINNTFYMGGVTTIRGFRSGSISPRDELGLWVGGDGMFTNSIELSYGILEAAKMRISAYFDYGLLHYRTYAGVADKNIANFKDFGIVGAGNNAITWRAATGVALEWVSPMGPIVLVFPIKVFNKQPGDYTSSFEFTLGTRF from the coding sequence ATTTTCCCAATTAGCTTTGTTGTTATTTCTAACACCTATGCAGATGAAGTGATTAAATCCATTAAATATGATGGACTTGTATATATGTCTGATCTCCTTGCACAAGAGGTTACAGGGATAAAAAAAGGAGACAAGTTAGATGAAAAAAGGGTAGATTCTGCAATTTTAGCCCTCTATGATCAGGGTTATTTTAAAGATATTTATGCCACTTTTAATCAAGGAGAGCTTGTCTTTCATTTTGCTGAAAAACCTCGTATTGCAAGTCTTGAGATTAAGGGCTATGGAACAGAACAAGAAAGAGAAACTATCTATAAGCAACTTGGTGTAAAAAAGGGTGATGTATTTGATGAGCAAAAGCTACAAAAAGCAAAAGAAACCCTACAAACTATTCTAGAGATTCAAGGCTATTATGGAACAACTATCCAAATCCAAAGAGATGAGATTGGGGATAATGTATTTGCAATCACCTTTAATGTAAATCGCGGAAGCAACATCTATATCACTAAAGCATTCTATGATGGTAGAAAAAAACTAAGTGTTAAACAAGTAGAATCCCTTTCTGCAAATAAACAAAGACAGTTTATGGGGTGGATGTGGGGAAGAAATGATGGGAAATTGCGCCTCCAAGAACTTGATTTTGATAATAAGAGAATTCAAGATGTTTATATGAGGCATGGATTTTTGGATGCAAATGTTTCTGCACCCTTTTTGGATACTAACTTCTCAAATTACACAGCCAATCTTTATTTTAAAATCGATGAGGGAATTCAATATAAAATCTCTGATATTGATATTCAAATTGATAATGAAGTAGAATCCATAGCAAAGCTAAAAAAACTTCTAAAGAGCAAAAAAAACACTTATATCAATATTGAAGAATTAAGAATTGATATGCAACTTTTAAAACAAGCAGTTGCGGATTATGGCTATGCATTTGCTGTTGTAAATCCTGATTTGGATAAAGATGAAAAAAATGGAACAGTAAAGGTAATCTATCACATTCAAGTGGGACAAAAAGTAAAAATCAATGATGTGATTGTTACAGGCAATACAAGAACAGCTGATAGAATCATTCGCCGTGAAATTTTACTTGCACCCGATGATACTTACTCTCTTACAAAAATTATGGCTTCTGAAAATGCCTTAAGAAGACTTGGGTTTTTTGAAAGTGTAAAAATAGATCAAAAAAGACTTTCTGAAAATACAATGGACCTTATCATTAGCGTCTCTGAGGGTCGCACGGGAGAATTACAGTTTGGTATGGGATATGGTAGTTATGGTGGGTTGATGATTAATGGAACCATTAGTGAGAGAAACTTGTTTGGAACAGGGCAAAGTGGAAGTATTTATGCAAATATTTCTACTGGTTCTGGTCTTTCGTATTATGGTATTAAGAATGCTGGTAAATCCTATTCTGGTAGTATCTCACTTACAAATCCTAGACTTTTTGATAGCTACTATAGCTCTTCTATCAATCTCTATGCAACCTATTCTGTAAGTTATAATTATGTGCAACAAAATGCTGGTTTTGGAATCTCTGTTGGAAAACTTCTTACCAATACGCTAAGAGCAAGTCTTGGTTATGATTTTAATGTTTTAAAAACAAGCAATTTTACTTCTCCATTATATGAGCGTTATTATGCCTCAAATAATAGGGTTGTAGGCACTTATGGTAATTATTCTATAATCGGACTTTGGGACAAAGAATATTCGCTTCCAATTACAAGTTCTCTTACACCAAGTCTCAACTTTGATAATACAGATGACTACTATTTTCCAAAACGAGGCTTTATTGTATCTGCATATGCTCAATTTAATGGTATTGGAGGGGATGTCTATAATACAAAACTTTATGCAAAGTTTGCTGCATACACTTATTTTAAAGATTATCTTGGGATTGATTTAATTGGGAGATATAAAGCACAGGGTGGTTATTTCTTCCGTTACAATAGAGAAAGTTTTCTACCAATTAATAACACCTTTTATATGGGTGGAGTTACCACAATTCGTGGCTTTAGAAGTGGATCAATTTCACCTAGAGATGAGTTAGGATTATGGGTAGGTGGCGATGGAATGTTTACCAACTCCATTGAATTGAGTTATGGAATCTTGGAAGCTGCAAAAATGCGTATCTCTGCTTATTTTGACTATGGATTATTGCATTATAGAACTTATGCAGGGGTCGCAGATAAGAATATTGCAAATTTTAAGGATTTTGGTATTGTGGGTGCAGGAAATAATGCAATTACTTGGAGAGCTGCCACAGGAGTAGCATTAGAATGGGTTTCTCCAATGGGGCCTATTGTGTTAGTTTTCCCTATCAAGGTATTTAATAAACAACCAGGTGATTATACCTCTAGCTTTGAATTTACTCTTGGAACGAGGTTTTAA
- a CDS encoding M16 family metallopeptidase, with amino-acid sequence MQAKTMQYIEVKRQEIPVIFEKSQVIPVGFMRLSFLGGGKINDGSLLGLASMGARLLNEGTKTLGVIKFSEELDKRAISLHASAGVETLNIELSFLKEKETEALQLLQDLLLDPNYTQKTLDKIKQDTINMLLAKENDFDYLADKNLSKHLFENTPLAQSATKETIENITLSDIKSFLEDNLVLSRIVVVVGGDLNEEKILHQIKQLLSHLETGKKAPNHKYEANPKPSQSTIYKDTQQAYIYFGSPFYLTDLKKESYKAKILSFVLGSSGFGSRLMEEIRVKRGLAYSAYLRVNTGKIINYASGYLQTKLENQNEAIQLVQDVVNNFITNGITQEELDGAKQFLLGSDPLRRETLAQRLNEKFQNYYLDLPLDFNQLQLEQIQNITLDEINTYIKSHTELKQLTFSVLTLQEDK; translated from the coding sequence ATGCAGGCTAAAACAATGCAATATATTGAAGTTAAACGCCAAGAAATTCCTGTAATTTTTGAAAAATCTCAAGTAATTCCTGTGGGTTTTATGCGACTAAGCTTTTTAGGTGGTGGCAAGATCAATGATGGAAGCTTACTGGGACTTGCCTCTATGGGTGCAAGACTACTAAATGAGGGGACAAAAACACTTGGGGTAATAAAATTCTCAGAAGAGCTAGATAAGCGTGCGATTTCTTTGCATGCTTCAGCAGGAGTTGAAACGCTTAATATTGAACTTAGTTTCCTTAAAGAGAAAGAAACAGAAGCACTGCAATTGCTTCAAGACCTTCTCCTTGATCCCAATTACACTCAAAAAACTCTAGATAAAATCAAACAAGATACTATTAATATGCTTTTGGCAAAGGAAAATGATTTTGATTATCTTGCTGATAAAAACCTCTCAAAACATTTATTTGAAAATACTCCTTTAGCACAAAGTGCTACAAAAGAAACAATAGAAAATATTACATTATCAGATATTAAAAGTTTTTTAGAAGATAACCTAGTGTTATCAAGAATTGTAGTGGTAGTAGGTGGGGATTTAAATGAGGAAAAAATACTCCATCAGATCAAACAATTACTTTCACATTTAGAAACTGGGAAAAAAGCACCCAACCATAAATATGAAGCAAACCCAAAACCATCTCAATCCACGATATATAAGGACACACAACAGGCATATATTTATTTTGGTTCTCCTTTTTATCTCACAGATCTAAAAAAAGAATCTTATAAGGCAAAAATTCTATCTTTTGTTCTTGGATCTAGCGGTTTTGGCTCCAGACTTATGGAAGAAATACGCGTCAAAAGGGGATTGGCATATTCTGCATATCTCAGAGTAAATACTGGAAAAATTATCAATTATGCCTCAGGTTATTTGCAAACAAAATTAGAAAACCAAAATGAGGCTATACAGCTTGTTCAAGATGTGGTAAATAATTTTATTACAAATGGTATTACACAAGAAGAACTAGATGGCGCTAAACAATTCTTACTAGGAAGTGATCCTTTAAGAAGAGAGACATTAGCACAAAGGTTGAATGAGAAATTTCAAAACTATTATTTGGACCTACCTCTTGATTTTAACCAATTACAACTTGAACAAATTCAAAATATTACACTTGATGAAATCAATACCTATATAAAATCACATACAGAATTAAAACAATTAACTTTTAGTGTTTTAACTCTACAGGAGGATAAATGA
- a CDS encoding dehypoxanthine futalosine cyclase, translated as MARISNKEILYLMQNASLKDLGAMANKIKLQLHPKRTTTFIVDRNINYTNICWVDCDFCAFKRKIGEADAYILGFEEIDRKIDELLAIGGTQVLFQGGVHPKLKIDFYQKLVSHIHQKYPQITIHGFSAIEISYIAKVSNLSVPEVLQCLKDAGLSSIPGAGAEILSDRVRDLIAPKKLDSDEWIDIHRQAHKLDIKSTATMMFGSLDNDEDIIEHWDRIRSLQDETSGFRAFILWSFQPKNTPLKNKFPHLTKASSNRYLRLLACSRIYLDNFKNIQSSWVTQGSYIGQLALLFGANDLGSTMMEENVVAAAGVTNSMNQQEMIRLIRDVGDTPAKRNTAYEILEYF; from the coding sequence ATGGCAAGAATAAGTAATAAAGAAATCTTATATCTGATGCAAAATGCTTCATTAAAAGATCTAGGAGCAATGGCAAATAAGATTAAGTTACAACTACATCCAAAAAGAACTACTACCTTTATCGTGGATCGTAATATTAACTACACAAATATTTGTTGGGTAGATTGTGATTTTTGTGCTTTTAAACGCAAAATTGGTGAGGCCGATGCCTATATCTTAGGTTTTGAAGAGATTGATAGAAAAATTGATGAACTTCTAGCAATAGGAGGAACTCAAGTTTTATTTCAAGGTGGAGTCCATCCAAAATTGAAGATAGATTTTTATCAAAAACTAGTTTCACATATCCATCAAAAATACCCCCAAATTACCATACATGGTTTTTCTGCTATTGAAATTAGCTATATTGCAAAAGTTTCAAATCTTAGTGTTCCCGAAGTTCTTCAATGTTTAAAAGATGCGGGGTTATCATCTATCCCAGGAGCAGGTGCAGAAATACTAAGTGATAGAGTAAGGGATCTTATTGCTCCTAAGAAGTTAGATTCTGATGAGTGGATTGATATTCATAGACAGGCACACAAACTGGATATAAAAAGCACTGCCACAATGATGTTTGGAAGTCTTGATAATGATGAGGATATTATAGAACATTGGGATAGAATCCGTTCTCTTCAAGATGAAACCTCTGGATTTAGGGCTTTTATCCTCTGGAGTTTCCAACCCAAAAACACTCCTCTTAAAAATAAATTTCCTCATCTTACTAAGGCTTCTTCAAATCGTTATTTAAGACTTCTTGCCTGTAGCAGAATCTATCTTGATAATTTTAAGAATATACAAAGCTCTTGGGTAACACAGGGGTCTTATATTGGACAGCTCGCACTACTTTTTGGTGCTAATGACCTAGGTAGCACGATGATGGAAGAAAATGTCGTTGCTGCTGCGGGTGTTACAAATTCTATGAATCAACAAGAGATGATAAGATTAATCCGAGATGTTGGAGATACCCCTGCTAAACGCAATACTGCTTATGAAATTTTGGAGTATTTTTAA